The following proteins are encoded in a genomic region of Vulpes vulpes isolate BD-2025 chromosome X, VulVul3, whole genome shotgun sequence:
- the LOC112911805 gene encoding polyadenylate-binding protein 1-like 2, translated as MASLYVGDLHPEVTEAMLYEKFSPAGPILSIRICRDKITRRSLGYAYVNYQQPVDAKRALETLNFDVIKGRPVRIMWSQRDPSLRRSGVGNVFIKNLGKTIDNKALYNIFSAFGNILSCKVACDEKGPKGYGFVHFQKQESAERAIDAMNGMFLNYRKIFVGRFKSHKEREAERGAWARQSTSADVKDFEEDTDEEATLR; from the coding sequence ATGGCCTCGCTGTACGTGGGCGACCTGCATCCTGAAGTGACAGAGGCAATGCTGTATGAGAAGTTCAGCCCGGCCGGGCCCATCCTGTCCATCCGCATTTGCAGGGACAAGATCACCCGCCGCTCGTTGGGCTACGCGTACGTCAACTACCAGCAACCGGTGGATGCCAAGCGGGCCCTGGAAACCCTGAACTTTGATGTGATCAAGGGCAGGCCCGTGCGCATCATGTGGTCCCAGCGGGACCCCTCGCTCCGCAGGAGTGGGGTGGGCAACGTCTTCATCAAGAACCTGGGCAAGACCATCGACAACAAGGCGCTGTACAACATCTTCTCGGCGTTTGGCAACATCCTGTCCTGCAAAGTGGCCTGCGACGAAAAGGGGCCCAAGGGCTACGGCTTTGTGCACTTCCAGAAGCAGGAGTCCGCAGAGCGGGCCATTGATGCGATGAATGGCATGTTCCTGAACTACCGCAAAATTTTCGTTGGGAGATTCAAGTCGCATAAAGAACGAGAGGCCGAAAGGGGAGCCTGGGCCAGGCAGTCCACCAGTGCTGACGTCAAAGATTTCGAGGAAGACACCGATGAGGAGGCCACCTTGCGATGA